A section of the Acanthochromis polyacanthus isolate Apoly-LR-REF ecotype Palm Island chromosome 1, KAUST_Apoly_ChrSc, whole genome shotgun sequence genome encodes:
- the fbxl14b gene encoding F-box/LRR-repeat protein 14b, with amino-acid sequence METHISCLFPEILAMIFSYLDVRDKGRVAQVCIAWRDASYHKSVWRGVEAKLHLRRANPSLFPSLQARGIRRVQILSLRRSLSYVIQGMPNIESLNLSGCYNLTDNGLGHAFVQEIPSLRVLNLSLCKQITDSSLGRIAQYLKNLEVLELGGCSNITNTGLLLIAWGLHRLKSLNLRSCRHVSDVGIGHLAGMTRSAAEGCLNLEYLTLQDCQKLTDLSLKHISKGLTKLRVLNLSFCGGISDAGMIHLSHMTSLWSLNLRSCDNISDTGTMHLAMGTLRLSGLDVSFCDKIGDQTLAYIAQGLYQLKSLSLCSCHISDDGINRMVRQMHELRTLNIGQCVRITDKGLELIADHLTQLAGIDLYGCTKITKRGLERITQLPCLKVLNLGLWQMTESEKVR; translated from the coding sequence ATGGAGACGCACATTTCGTGCCTCTTCCCGGAAATTTTGGCCATGATTTTCAGCTATCTGGACGTGAGGGACAAAGGCAGGGTTGCCCAAGTGTGTATTGCTTGGAGGGACGCATCCTACCACAAATCAGTGTGGAGGGGGGTGGAGGCCAAGCTGCATCTCCGCCGGGCCAATCCTTCCCTGTTCCCCAGCCTCCAGGCCAGGGGCATCCGGAGGGTCCAGATCCTGTCTCTGCGCCGCAGCCTCAGCTATGTCATCCAGGGAATGCCTAACATCGAGTCCCTCAACCTGTCCGGCTGCTACAACCTCACGGATAACGGGCTGGGCCATGCATTTGTGCAGGAGATCCCATCACTTAGGGTTTTGAACCTGAGTCTGTGCAAGCAGATCACAGACTCCAGTCTAGGCAGGATCGCCCAGTACCTGAAGAACTTGGAGGTGCTGGAGCTTGGAGGCTGCAGCAACATCACCAACACTGGGCTTCTGTTGATAGCCTGGGGCCTCCACAGGCTCAAGAGCCTCAATCTGAGGTCCTGCAGGCATGTCTCGGATGTGGGGATTGGACATTTGGCGGGCATGACCCGCAgcgcagcagagggctgcttgAACCTAGAATACCTGACTCTCCAGGACTGTCAGAAACTCACGGacctgtcactcaaacacaTTTCCAAGGGGCTGACCAAGCTGCGGGTGCTGAACCTGAGCTTCTGCGGGGGGATCTCGGACGCCGGGATGATCCACCTCTCCCACATGACCTCCCTGTGGAGCCTCAACCTGCGCTCCTGTGACAACATCAGCGACACAGGGACCATGCACCTCGCCATGGGCACCCTGAGGCTGTCTGGGCTCGACGTGTCCTTCTGTGACAAGATCGGGGACCAGACCCTGGCGTACATCGCTCAGGGGCTGTACCAGCTCAAGTCGCTGTCGCTGTGCTCGTGCCACATCTCCGACGACGGGATCAACCGGATGGTGAGGCAGATGCACGAGCTGAGGACCCTGAACATTGGACAGTGCGTGCGCATCACGGACAAAGGGCTGGAGCTCATAGCGGACCACCTGACCCAGCTGGCGGGCATCGACCTGTATGGATGTACCAAGATCACCAAGAGGGGACTGGAGAGGATCACACAGCTCCCCTGCCTTAAAGTGTTGAACCTGGGACTCTGGCAGATGACAGAGAGTGAGAAAGTGAGGTGA